The window tttctgtttctctctcccccccaccccttctctttaaaaacaaacaagcaacaacacacacacatacacaatttaaaaacaagcaacacgcaacacacaacacacacacacacacacacacacacagtgaccatCCAGCAGAAAGGGTGGCTCCAAGGATAAAGTACAAAGAAAGCCATCTTTGAGGAGTAGGCGGGGTAGCAGGGCCATCAGGAGCAATTACATGTGGCTGGCTAGCACCTGTGGGGATACAGAGAGAAAACTGGACTTCAGCCTCAACTTCAGCTTCCTCGGGGTAGCGTGGAAATCACAATGCCGACTCCCtcgtggggagagaggaaggatgaaATTCAATAACCAATATGAAGGTCTCAACATGTTCTGGGCCTGCGTGTAGGAGCATCATGGGGGCAGGGCATGCTAGAAGAAAGCTGCTTGTGTTGTGACATCTGGGAAGTAGGCAGAGTGGAGTCCAGAGACAGAGCCGCCTTGCCTGGCACatccccagtgacccacttcctccagccggGCCTCGCCACCTGATAATGTCATCAGCTGGCAAAGGGGCCTATGGCCTCAGGGGACCTTCCAGACCAAATTGTAATAGGGCCGCCAGTTAGAATCCTACATTTTGGGGACAATGAACTTATCACCCATAATTGTGATTTGTTATATTTCAGGGACAAAATATCAGACACACAAAAAGACTGGAAATTCTTTGAGGTAAGGCCCTTGTTTTGGGGACTTTTCATTTGCTATGAGATCAGCACAAAGCAGTGACCAACAGCCATTTGACAGAtagctattaaaaaataaaaaggaaacatccatttttaaataggacgGTAAGATGTTGTTTGCTAGAACAACCTTAGAATGTTGGCCTGATTTTCCACCCACAAATGTGAAGACCCCTGTAACTGTACAGCTCCAGGGACACGCACCAGCTGGATGACCTGGGCTCCTGCCTACATGGTGACACTGTGGGACACTGGGAGCTTTTCATAGCATTCCAGAGTCCTgggagtttttcttttctctctttcagtccttttatACCTTCTGTACCTGCATAGCCTGGATCGTCTTCCGACGTCAGTACTTGAAAGAGATTGAGGAAGAGGTGGGCAGGCTTTTTCGGACCAATATGTTCAACATTCCTCGAAGGAAGCGTGAAGACGAAGAgtcaggaggagagaagaagcGCATGACCTTGGTACAATTCAGGTACGGCCTCTTGctcattttctctgtgttcttgagAAAGAAGTCTGTCTGCAGCTCAGGCCAGCCCCGGACTCATAACCCATGTGCCTCGTCCTCTAAAGCAGCTGAAGACGCAGCCTCTAGAGATGCACACAGCACCTGGCTCAGCTACGACCTCTGGGCCTTTCCTCAGCTCAGAAACAGAACAATGGGACATGACtgtcctcctttcctcccacagGAGAATGATGGCAAAGCGTCCAGCCATTAAAAAGGCCATGGACATGCGCTCCCCAGTTTTGTCTACACTGCTGCCGTCTCTCAGAGAAAAAGCTCAGCATATCGCTGAGAAAAAGTACGTGGCAGGCATCAAACTCCAACCCCGAGTGGAGAAGGACATAACGAATCTGGAGTCTGTGGTTATGCCCGTGTAAGTAGCCCATAGAGAGTCACAGGAGACTGGTGAGTGGTCCCTCTCGGCAGGCCTGGGATGGCCAGGGACCCAGGCACTGTGGTTCCTCTACTGGGCAGTAGAAATCATCTATTCCCATGCCAGCCCCTGCCTTCCTGACCAAAGCATCTCTACTTAGGCCTATCCGgattagaaaaaagaaatcccTAGAAGTTTTGCTAGACGTCAGATAGTTGTAGCCTGAAGGAGTGAGGGACATACTCTTTAGGGCTCAGGGTCTGTTCTAAGAATTCCttttgggggggctggggatttagctcagtggtagagcgcttacctaggaagcgcaaggccctgggttcggtccccagctccggaaaaaaaagaaccaaaaaaaaaaaaaaaaaaaaaaaaagaattccttttgGGGAGATGTGAGTAGAGCCAGAACAGAATCATGCTATGGACTGAGTTTTGGACTGATATATAAGACCACAGTGGTGGTATGGAAATGGGACTGGCTTTTTAaagtgtatgtatgtcttagcgtgtgtgtgtgtgtgtgtgtgtgtgtgtgtgtgtgtgtacacgtgcacgcatgtgcatgtatgcacgaGTCTTCACAGACTGATATTCACAGTCATACAGCAATAAATTCTCTTTACAGAGTTGGCATCTTGGGGGAACCTCGAAATCTATTCAACCCGCATACTCTCCTCCCCCTTGAatcagaagaaaatggaaaaacaagcGGAAGAAATTCTTCTATAGTAGAGAGAAATAACACAAGTATTCAGAACACACTGAATTTGGTCATGTCAAAACTAACTTCGCAAAACTCCTTCCCTAAGTAATCTAGTTGGTTCCAATTCCTGACCTAGGTCTCTATATGTGGAGTAACTGCTTCTCCACAGCACTTACAGGATTAATGTTTATTACCATAAGATAGCTGTTTAAACTGTAGATTTTTGTCTCAAGTTCTATTAAAAGTTAACAATTTGATTAATAAAGAGTTTTAGAAAGCTCTTAAAAAGCACATCTTCCTACTTGTACTGGTTCTtctttgtgttcatgtgtgtgagttgTACTTGTGTGTGCAATTGTATATGGTacttgtgtgcctgtgcatgctcAGGATAGAAGACAATCCTGTCATTCCTCCCTAAAGAGTAGACACATACactatatactgtgtgtgtgtatacatatatatattataattccAGAGGAAGACACTTTTTTGTTACTTATATAACTACAGCCTTAAATGGATGTTCCTAGacattttgagtgtgtgtgtgtgtgtgtgtgtgtgtgtgtatgtgtgtgtgtgttccagagaAAGTTGCCATCTGACCCAACATATATGCTGTGGCACGTACACAtagccttcacacacacataaccatcatacacacacacaagtacacacatcctaacagtaaaattaaaataatttatacaaCTACACAAAagtatatttataataattttatttcatagtcATCTGTAGCCAAAACAACCACAAAGCCATTTAATAGGCCAGTAGATAGTTGCAGTCTAACTATACAATAAAGTGTTATTTGGCAATAAAAGGAGTGATCCATCAAGCTATACAAGATACAGATGGCTAGGTGtagcggtgcacacctttaatcccagccctcgggagaCAGACACTGGTTTATCtctgtgcatttgaggccagcctggcctacaaagcaagctccaggacagccagagctattacacacagaaactctgtcttgaaaaacaaacaaacaaaaatacaggtGAATATTAAGTAGATATTGTGGAGTTAGGAAATCTGTAGATAATTCTAAGTACATAATATCCAGGACAAACAAAAATAGGAAGATAGTAGatatcagaaaaaaacaaaacaaacaagcaaacgaacaaaCAGTTCTGAGGACCTAAGTTGGGGAAGGTTGGGTAGTAAAGAATGATGCTTTCAGGGTCGCAAAATTATTCTGTGTAACGCCATGACGACCAGCACATTGTGCATTCGCACTCGCATTGGTCAAAGCTCATAAAACTTTCCAGTATTAAGGACTGAATCTTAATGTATGCAGAATTCAGAAAATTATTtaggagttccaggacaaaaGGCAGAATGTGACCAAAGGATCCATAGAATTAAGGAAATATGAACCAGCCTCACTGGAATGGGATGGCTCTTTATCACTGTCCACTTTGCCAGGTTTAGAATCACCATAGGGAAACACATCTAGTAAGTCTGtgaaggtgtttccagaaaggtATGATTGAGGACGGAATACCAGTCCTGAGgatgggtggcaccatcccctaGGCTGAGGTTCcagaatcaataaaaaagatggggaggggctggggatttagctcagtggtagagcgcttacctaggaagcgcaaggccctgggttcggtccccagctccgaaaaaaaagaacaaaaaaaaaaaaaaaaaaaaaaagatggggagatggctcagcacccCTGTGGCAGTCACAAGTAGCTCTAAGTTCAGTTCCAGGgactccaacaccctcttctggaccccACAGAAACCAGGCAAACACATGATCCAAAGGCATGCATACTGGCAAAACATTcgtacatgtaaaataaataaagaaaaaggagaaagcagaacactaaaAATTCTCTTAAGAGTGTCCTGACTGCATATGACCAGCCAGCTTCTCATATTCCTATGCCCTGCCTTTTCTACTTCAATACTCCATCAAGATACTTTAGATTGGAACTATAGATACATATAGATACTATCCAGTGCTTTAGAGGATGACTGGACAACTCTCATCACCTTGGATTATATGCAATCACTTTTTAATAACCTGCCAGTACTCTGTGCCTTGATAGGACCATGAG is drawn from Rattus norvegicus strain BN/NHsdMcwi chromosome 6, GRCr8, whole genome shotgun sequence and contains these coding sequences:
- the Ppp1r36 gene encoding protein phosphatase 1 regulatory subunit 36 isoform X2, with amino-acid sequence MYKGETLFSIPELYPRRKQFVGQSSTRLDQCGLRLGMWYWKDETKSLEFRRLTDKRFVPRDEKSAKTLEKRGQQGNVTLDDVKFVALLSLQDTEMQRVCSFTTFMRNKSLDSFLMALLYYLSYYLERLSMEKKPQSYMVGLVEKKEIELVMSKLEDAQKYLAQKYCKLVLGVGMADKHHMNCGKDKISDTQKDWKFFESFYTFCTCIAWIVFRRQYLKEIEEEVGRLFRTNMFNIPRRKREDEESGGEKKRMTLVQFRRMMAKRPAIKKAMDMRSPVLSTLLPSLREKAQHIAEKKYVAGIKLQPRVEKDITNLESVVMPVVGILGEPRNLFNPHTLLPLESEENGKTSGRNSSIVERNNTSIQNTLNLVMSKLTSQNSFPK
- the Ppp1r36 gene encoding protein phosphatase 1 regulatory subunit 36 isoform X4, which produces MWYWKDETKSLEFRRLTDKRFVPRDEKSAKTLEKRGQQGNVTLDDVKFVALLSLQDTEMQRVCSFTTFMRNKSLDSFLMALLYYLSYYLERLSMEKKPQSYMVGLVEKKEIELVMSKLEDAQKYLAQKYCKLVLGVGMADKHHMNCGKDKISDTQKDWKFFESFYTFCTCIAWIVFRRQYLKEIEEEVGRLFRTNMFNIPRRKREDEESGGEKKRMTLVQFRRMMAKRPAIKKAMDMRSPVLSTLLPSLREKAQHIAEKKYVAGIKLQPRVEKDITNLESVVMPVVGILGEPRNLFNPHTLLPLESEENGKTSGRNSSIVERNNTSIQNTLNLVMSKLTSQNSFPK
- the Ppp1r36 gene encoding protein phosphatase 1 regulatory subunit 36 isoform X3 yields the protein MWYWKDETKSLEFRSFTPAVELKEKGKKGKAVHFAEMDGTASERLTDKRFVPRDEKSAKTLEKRGQQGNVTLDDVKFVALLSLQDTEMQRVCSFTTFMRNKSLDSFLMALLYYLSYYLERLSMEKKPQSYMVGLVEKKEIELVMSKLEDAQKYLAQKYCKLVLGVGMADKHHMNCGKDKISDTQKDWKFFESFYTFCTCIAWIVFRRQYLKEIEEEVGRLFRTNMFNIPRRKREDEESGGEKKRMTLVQFRRMMAKRPAIKKAMDMRSPVLSTLLPSLREKAQHIAEKKYVAGIKLQPRVEKDITNLESVVMPVVGILGEPRNLFNPHTLLPLESEENGKTSGRNSSIVERNNTSIQNTLNLVMSKLTSQNSFPK